A region of the Desulfobulbaceae bacterium genome:
GTGGAACCGGAGGTCATTTTGATGGATGAGCCTTGTTCCGCCCTTGATCCTATCGCTACCGCTAAAATTGAGGAGCTTATTGCGGAGCTTCGCCAGCAGTACACTATCGTCATTGTCACGCATAACATGCAGCAAGCAGCACGAGTGTCACAGCGAACCGCCTATTTTCATCTTGGTGATTTAATTGAGGTTGGCTATACAGACAGACTGTTCACCACCCCCCGCCATGAGTTGACTGAGGATTATATCACTGGTCGTTTTGGCTGATTTCCCAATTCATTTTAGAAGTTACTGAAGTTAACGTAAAAATAATATTTTCTTAACCCCATCTTAATAATCGTGAGGCATAGTGTGATCAGTGCCTCACTTGTCGGTTTGATTATTGTCAGAATTTACTTTTTAAAATTTAGGAGACAGCAATGAAAAAGAGATTAACAAAAACAGTTTTACTTGGCGCCGCCTCGCTTCTTTTGCTGAGTGGCATCAGCACCCCGTCATTAGCTTCAAGTCGTGATTATATCAGTATTGTCGGGTCGTCAACCGTCTATCCATTTGCCACGGTTGTTGCCGAAAAATTCGGTAAGTCCAGCCGTTTTAAAACCCCTAAGATCGAGTCTACCGGCACCGGCGGTGGTATGAAGCTTTTTTGTACCGGGGTTGGCGTCCAGCATCCTGACATCTCTAATGCCTCACGGCGCATCAAGAAGTCTGAATTTGATCAGTGTCAGGAGAATGGTGTGAAGAATATTGTTGAGGTAAAAATAGGTTATGATGGAATTGTTCTGGCAAATTCTAAACAATCGCCTGCCATGACAATTACGACCAAGGAGATCTTTCTAGCCCTTGCCAAAGATGTTCCGGACCCAAGCGGTGCTGAAAAAGTTATTCCCAACCCGTATAAAACTTGGAAGGATGTGAACCCATCTCTGCCGGATGTCAAGATAGAGGTTCTCGGACCTCCGCCAACCTCTGGTACTCGTGACGCTTTTGTTGAGCTGGCCATGGAAGGTGGCGCCAAACAATTTTCCTGGATTAAAGCATTAAATAAATCAGACAAAAAAGCGTACAAGAGAATTTGTCACACCGTCAGGGAAGATGGGGCCTATATCGAAGCTGGAGAGAACGACAATCTTATTATCCAGAAATTAGAATCAAATCCAAAGGCCTTCGGTGTGTTTGGTTTCAGCTTTCTTGATCAGAATATAGATAAGATTCAGGGCTCTACCATTGACGGCAACCAACCAACCTTTGAGGCTATTGCTGATGGCAGTTACACGGTTTCACGGTCACTGTTTTTCTACGTGAAAAAAGACCATGCTGGTGTAATTCCCGGTATTAATGAATTTCTTGGCGAATTCACCAGTGAAGCGGCCTGGGGTAATGAAGGGTATCTTTCCGATAAAGGGTTAATACCCATGCCGGTTAAAGAAAGAAAAGCCGTTGCTCAAGACGTTAAGGACATGAAGACGTTGGAAGGTTTATAAAATCTATTTGACCATTCGTGTATGAATGACAGGCGGTATCCTCCCAGAGGTTGCCGCCTGTTTTTATTTACAGCCACCTAGGGTGCTGAGATGTGGACATAGATAAAAACCTTTAGCGCAAGCTAATTTTTTGGAAGGGTAATTGCGCGACTGTTTTCATGGAGATGAACATCCGGGTTCTTCCGTTGTGGAGGCACAAAAAATCAAAACCGTATCTTGTATTGACAAAACGGTCAAAAGCATCATCAGCAAGCGTAATTCCTGCATGTTCCGCAATCACCCTGGATGCATCGGCATCAATCAGTTTGGCGACATAGTCAGAGAGGCTCTTTAGCCCAAGCAAGGCCCTTGCTTTTTCTGCTTTTGTTTTAATTCTTTCATCCAACCTCATATCGAACCGAGCGGTTACCATTTTCATTGCCCTCCACATTGGAATTGTACGAATTCCGTACAGTACATTTGTAAGAGGTGTCGACGGTTTCGTCAATAAGTATGTCTGTAGTTGTCGCAAAGTTAGCGGTTTGCCGGCAGATAATTGCTCTGACTGGCTGACAAAAACTCTGTATCGTTAAGAGGCCTTCCAAGTGTTAACGCCTTGTTCCGTACATCATGAAAAAAACGGTCAATATCGATTTTTGGAATGGATTTGGTTAGCTTAGTCAGACGATTTATTGTGTTTTTTCTGCCAACTTTACCTCCATAGACCAAGTGGCGTTTTGCTCCGACGTGCTCTGGTTGGTAGGGTTCGTAGGTTTTTGGGTCCTCTTCAAGGCCAAGAAGATGAAGGCCGGTTTCACAGAAGAAAATCTCACTTCCGACAATGGGCTGGTTTTTGTCGATATTTTTTTTGGTAAAGTTCGACACCAGTTGACTTAGTTTTGGCAGGTCTTCAATGAGGTAGCTGCGGCCTTTTTGCAGGGCCAGAAAACCAGCTACCTCCTCAAGGCGAGCGCAACCGGCCCGCTCTCCAATTCCCAAAGTTGAGACATCTGCCCAATCTGCACCAGTTTCTAAAGCAGATATGGCATTTGCCGTGGCCATGCCGAAATCGTTATGAGTGTGCACGCCAACTTCAAGATGGGTTGTTTCAATAATGGTATTTACGATTGTGGAAATTTCTCTCGGTGTTGCAATGCCGACTGTGTCGGCAATTCTGATCCTGAAGGCGCCTGCCTGCTGAGCACAGAGGACCAACTCTTTAAGGAAAGAGATGTTGGCTCGCGTGGCGTCTTCAAATCCCACAGAAATGTTTGAGATACCGGAGTTGTGAGCGAAATTTATGCTGTTTGCCAGTGTCTTTAGAGCCCAGTCTCTAGATTTTTTAAATTTCTTGTCAATATGCAGATCTGATGCGGGAATTGAAAGAGAAAGGACATCAGGGTTCAATTCGGCGGCATAGATAATATCTGTGTCAACACATCGAGACCAGAGGGAGGTCATGGTGTTAGGTAGTTTTTGTCGACATATTTTGAACAGTTCAGGCAGATCAGTATCTAAGGGTGTGGCGATGCCGACTTCAATTTCCTCAATGCCCAGTTTGCTGATTGCCACCAAGATCGCTTCTTTTTGTTCTTTGCTATAGTTGATGCCGATCGCTTGTGCGCCTTCCCGTAACGTGGAGTCAATTAATCCTTTCATCGCAACCCCGCTAAGTTCTCAAAATATTCATTGGTAGTGGCTGGCTTCAAAGTCTAAAGGCAGCCGCCGCCACTGCCGGCACAGCCAGTTTTTTCAGTGCAGGAGATTTCACGGCCTTTCATTTTTTCGATAGCACCCTCCTCGTTAGAGAAAATCACCTCAAGACCCATTTCGATAAAGCCGCTGGACTGGACTGGCTTGATGCCATATTGTGCAAGAACAGATTTGGGTTTGTCGCCTAAACTGTTGACCAGCAAGGCCTTGCAGTCATTAATGGTCCGTGCCAGGTTGAGCCATCGGCGAGGGCCGCAGCCGGCTTTTGGTGTTTCGCGTACCTCTTTCATCTCAAAGCCGGAATCAGTTTTTTGCCATATTTGCAGGGTCTCAGCCTCACCAAGGTGCTGGTTTATTAAGACACCTTCCTTGGTTGCCACTGCAACATATTGTTTTTCTGGTGCTATCTCTTTGGGCAGCTGGGCACAAGCCGAGAGGCAGCCTGCCATTTCAGAACTTTTGTCTTCTCCCAGGAGACCAACGGCATCGGCTCGACAGCGTTTGCAGTGGCGCATCTGTGGTAAATATTTTTCAGCTGCATTTCTGATCTCTGCCATTTTTTTCTTATCCGGTTCGATGATGTCAGCAAAGGGGGTGCCGGCATTGGGAAACATGGCCATGCAGTTGAGCAGATCAACGCCAAGCTTTTTCATGGTTTTTGCCACATCGATAACATGCTTGTCGTTGATGCCTGGAATAATAATGGTGTTAATTTTCACAGTTACATCGTGTTTTTTTAACAGTTCAATTGCCTTGAGTTGCCGTGCTAGAAGCAGTTCTGCAGCTTGAATTCCACGGTAGACAACATTGCCGTCACGTACGTAGCTGTATATTTTTTGACCGATAGCAGGGTCAACTGTGTTAACCGTCACGGTCACATGAGAGACGCCAATTTCTGCAATTTCAGCGACATGATCGGCTAAACCAAGGCCATTGCTTGAAAGGCAGAGAATCATGTCCGGAAACTCATTTCTGATTAAACGCATCGTCTCAAGAGTTTCTGAGGCATTTGCAAAAGGGTCGCCAGGGCCGGCAATGCCAACTACGGTGATTCGCGGCTCTTTTTCGATGACTTTTTTTACATAGGTAAGGGCCTGGGATGGTGAGAGGATATTGCTGGTTACCCCTGGTCTTGATTCATTCACACAGTCGTATTTCCGGTCACAGTAATTGCACTTGATGTTGCATTTTGGTGCTACTGGTATATGAACTCGGCCAAATTGACCTTTTACTTTGACGTTAAAACAAGGGTGTTTGCTTAAGTCTTTAGGTGTTTTCATCTCTATCCCTTTGGCTTTTGTTAATGGAAATACATATTATTTTCAGTTGGTTACATGTAGCTGTAGCCAACAGGGGAATCATCTTGTTTCTTGGTGAGAAGCGCGTTGGCAATCAAATCAAGAAGATACTGGGCGCCGCGATACCCTAAGTGCAGAATGCGCTGTCCGCCGAGCCGATCATGAATCGGAAAACCAACCCGGATTATGGGGACATCAAGCTTACGTGACAGTTGGTAGCCTTTGCTATGCCCGATAAGAAGATCTGGGGAAAGCCCTGCTGCCATCTCTTCAATATCGTAGAAGTCAGTTCCTTCGTATATCGCCGGTTCTTCCTTAAGCAGATCACCGCAAGCGCTGTTGATAGCTTTTTTAAGGTTGCCGGACTTACCGCCACTGGCACATAAAACCGGCTTTATACCGATCTCTGCAAGAAATGAAGTTATTCCGATAACCAGGTCTTCTTCGCCGTAGACAATTGCCCTTTTTCCAAAAACGTACTTATGGCCATCGGCAAAGGAATCAATCAGACGGCCCCTTTCTTCACTGTATTTTGTCGGCCTTGGTGTTTTTGTTATCGCTTCCAGTGTAGAGAAAAATTCATCTGTTTCGCGAAGTCCGATAGGTACCCCCAGCCTATGGCATGGTACTGAGTGTTTCTCTGACAACAGAAGTGCCCCTGAGTTTTCATCTGCTACCGATCTGCCAAACTCCACGGTTGCAGTAGCCGACCCCATTTTTTTGATGCTTTCGATGGGCGTGCCGCCATGGGGTATCAGTTCGCATTCGGCCAGAGCTGGGCCGTCCAGTGTTTCCGAGATGTCCGGCAATATGGTGGCCTTGATATTCCAGTCGCTGGCAATCTCTTTTAAGTGCCTGATGTCGGCTGGGGAGACAAATCCTGGCAGAATATTTATTGAACATGGTTCTGTGTCTACAGTTTCTTCCGTGACAGCATTGATGGTGGCGCGCACCGTTGCATGGAAGCCTTCCATGTGTGTGCCGCTGTAAGATGGCGTTGAAACGGCGACAAGCATTGGCTGTTTACAACCAGTTTTTGATGAGCTTTGATACTGGTGTAAGATCATGGGCACATCATCGCCAATGGTTTCAGTCAGGCAGGTGGTGGCGATGCCAATAAGCTGCGGGTTGAATTTTTCAGTGACGTTCTTTAACCCTTCTTTCAGGTTAGGACCGCCGCCGAAAACCGCATTCTTTTCGCCAAGGGATGATGAGGCAATGTCCATGGGTTCGTTAAAGTGACTGATGATGTAGCGGCGCATGTAGGTGGCGCAGCCCTGAGATCCGTGCAGAAAAGGCATGGCCCCTTCGATTCCGCGAAAGGCCAGCGTCGCTCCCATTGGTTTACAGAGTTTGCAGGCGTTGGTGGTTGATATGTAATTAGGTTTGGGCATTTTAGTCATTACTCTGCTCCAGTTGCGTTGTTGCCTTTCGAGGCATGAATTTCCACACAGGGCTTAACACTGAGCTGTAAACTTCCTGGGCGAAATTAAGCATACCTGTAAAGCCTGCCAGTGCTTCTTTGCGTTCATGGTTATGATCACAAAAAGCAACACCTAGTTTGTAGGCAATGGGCCTCTCATTTACGCCACCCACAAAAATGTCAACGTCCTTTTCCTTCAGAAACGAGGAAAGTTCCAGCGGGTTCGAGTCGTCAGCGATAATTGTTCCTTCATCGGTAATCTCCTGTAGTTCTCGATACTCTGATTCAGTTCCTGTTTGCGAGCCGACCATAACGACATCCATGCCAAGTAATCTGAAGGCCTTGACCAGGGAAAAGGCTTTGAAGGCACCGCCGACATAAATAGCTGCTTTTTTCCCGTGCAGGGCTTTCTTGTACTCCTGAAGTTTTGGATAGACCTCAGCCAACTCCTGACGGATAACCTCCTGGGCCTTTTTTTTCATCTCTTCGTCTTTGAAATAATCAGCTACTGCATAGATTGAGTCAGCCATGTCTTCGATGCCGAAGTAGGATACGCGGATGGATGGAATGCCGTACTCCTTTTTCATCATATTGGCTAAGTGCATGGTTGCACCGGAACATTGCACGACATTTAATGAGGCGCCATGACAACGACGAATGTCATCGACTCGACCGTCGCCGGTGATGTTGGCGACTACCGTGATACCGATTTTTTCATATAATTTGCGGATCATCCAGATCTCGCCCGCTAAGTTGAAATCACCAAGGATGTTGATACTTTTAGGTGGGATATTGCTGGTATCACCAGTGCCGACTAATCGAGCCATTGCATTACAGGCGGCTATGTAGCCGGCACGCTTGTTGCCTTTGAAACCTTCAGACTGCACAGGGATGGCGGTGATTCCGGTTTCTTTTGTAACTTTTTTGCAGACAGATTCCAGGTCGTCACCAATGATGCCGACAATGCAGGTCGAATAGACAAAGGCCGCTTTCGGTTTATGGCGCTCAATCAATTCAATCAGGGCATTGTATAATTTTTTTTCTCCACCAAAGATGACATCGATCTCCTGTATATCCGTTGAAAAACTAAGGCGGTGCAGTTCAGGGCCTGACGATAAGGCCCCTCTGATATCCCAGGTGTATACAGCGCAGCCGATAGGCCCATGCACCAGATGAACGGCATCGGCGATTGGATAAAGTACGACACGAGATCCGCAAAAAACGCAGGCTCGCTGGCTGATTGCACCAGCGGCAGAATCTTTGTCGCAGGTTATGTCGACAGCTGTCGTTTTGTCGTTGCGAATTACCTGATCTTTTCTTTCTGTAAGCAGGGCTGATTGCATAATAGTCTCGGTTACGTTTTATTGTGGTTAATGCTGTTGAAGGGCATTAAAGCAACAGCTGTGCCAAATAGGATTTTATCTGATAAGCTATGTTATTACAGGTAGATAGGTTGTGTGGTTCGGTGCTGCAGTTTGATTTTATTCGCGTCAGCTGTTGTCTGAAATCAAACAAAAATGAAGAGAGGGTTACAATTTTGTCGGAGATGAAGATGGTGTTATTGTCTGCTGAGGATTACTGAAATGTAACGGGAGTTTGGTGGCTTGGTTTACTGCATAAAAAAAACTTTGGTGAAAAGATGTTACCTGCTAAAATTATGGTAGTAATAGTTTCCCTGTCGTGGCAGTAGTATGGCAAGAGAATGAACAGTCTTTGTGACAACTTCAACACTAGGGGATATCGAGTGACTTTATGATAAGTAAACTGAGTGAATATTTGGCTGATAAAGAGTTTTTCAGCAGCCTTCCTATATCTTCTTCCCAACGAGCCGAGCTCGATCAATGTATCGAAGACTATCTTTTTGAGGTTTTATCGTCCGTTATCCTTGAATCTGAAGAGATCCTGGCCATTGACCCTAACCTGAAAAAGATAGAAATCCTTGAGGTCGCGGCTGAAAAAATTGCTAAAAACCTCAAGGCCGAGGCCGCCTCCATCCGCCTTTTTGAT
Encoded here:
- a CDS encoding phosphate ABC transporter ATP-binding protein (ATP-binding protein; PstABCS is an ATP dependent phosphate uptake system which is responsible for inorganic phosphate uptake during phosphate starvation), whose product is VEPEVILMDEPCSALDPIATAKIEELIAELRQQYTIVIVTHNMQQAARVSQRTAYFHLGDLIEVGYTDRLFTTPRHELTEDYITGRFG
- a CDS encoding PstS family phosphate ABC transporter substrate-binding protein, encoding MKKRLTKTVLLGAASLLLLSGISTPSLASSRDYISIVGSSTVYPFATVVAEKFGKSSRFKTPKIESTGTGGGMKLFCTGVGVQHPDISNASRRIKKSEFDQCQENGVKNIVEVKIGYDGIVLANSKQSPAMTITTKEIFLALAKDVPDPSGAEKVIPNPYKTWKDVNPSLPDVKIEVLGPPPTSGTRDAFVELAMEGGAKQFSWIKALNKSDKKAYKRICHTVREDGAYIEAGENDNLIIQKLESNPKAFGVFGFSFLDQNIDKIQGSTIDGNQPTFEAIADGSYTVSRSLFFYVKKDHAGVIPGINEFLGEFTSEAAWGNEGYLSDKGLIPMPVKERKAVAQDVKDMKTLEGL
- a CDS encoding DUF1778 domain-containing protein, translated to MVTARFDMRLDERIKTKAEKARALLGLKSLSDYVAKLIDADASRVIAEHAGITLADDAFDRFVNTRYGFDFLCLHNGRTRMFISMKTVAQLPFQKISLR
- a CDS encoding pyruvate carboxyltransferase, with amino-acid sequence MKGLIDSTLREGAQAIGINYSKEQKEAILVAISKLGIEEIEVGIATPLDTDLPELFKICRQKLPNTMTSLWSRCVDTDIIYAAELNPDVLSLSIPASDLHIDKKFKKSRDWALKTLANSINFAHNSGISNISVGFEDATRANISFLKELVLCAQQAGAFRIRIADTVGIATPREISTIVNTIIETTHLEVGVHTHNDFGMATANAISALETGADWADVSTLGIGERAGCARLEEVAGFLALQKGRSYLIEDLPKLSQLVSNFTKKNIDKNQPIVGSEIFFCETGLHLLGLEEDPKTYEPYQPEHVGAKRHLVYGGKVGRKNTINRLTKLTKSIPKIDIDRFFHDVRNKALTLGRPLNDTEFLSASQSNYLPANR
- the nifB gene encoding nitrogenase cofactor biosynthesis protein NifB — protein: MKTPKDLSKHPCFNVKVKGQFGRVHIPVAPKCNIKCNYCDRKYDCVNESRPGVTSNILSPSQALTYVKKVIEKEPRITVVGIAGPGDPFANASETLETMRLIRNEFPDMILCLSSNGLGLADHVAEIAEIGVSHVTVTVNTVDPAIGQKIYSYVRDGNVVYRGIQAAELLLARQLKAIELLKKHDVTVKINTIIIPGINDKHVIDVAKTMKKLGVDLLNCMAMFPNAGTPFADIIEPDKKKMAEIRNAAEKYLPQMRHCKRCRADAVGLLGEDKSSEMAGCLSACAQLPKEIAPEKQYVAVATKEGVLINQHLGEAETLQIWQKTDSGFEMKEVRETPKAGCGPRRWLNLARTINDCKALLVNSLGDKPKSVLAQYGIKPVQSSGFIEMGLEVIFSNEEGAIEKMKGREISCTEKTGCAGSGGGCL
- a CDS encoding nitrogenase, translating into MTKMPKPNYISTTNACKLCKPMGATLAFRGIEGAMPFLHGSQGCATYMRRYIISHFNEPMDIASSSLGEKNAVFGGGPNLKEGLKNVTEKFNPQLIGIATTCLTETIGDDVPMILHQYQSSSKTGCKQPMLVAVSTPSYSGTHMEGFHATVRATINAVTEETVDTEPCSINILPGFVSPADIRHLKEIASDWNIKATILPDISETLDGPALAECELIPHGGTPIESIKKMGSATATVEFGRSVADENSGALLLSEKHSVPCHRLGVPIGLRETDEFFSTLEAITKTPRPTKYSEERGRLIDSFADGHKYVFGKRAIVYGEEDLVIGITSFLAEIGIKPVLCASGGKSGNLKKAINSACGDLLKEEPAIYEGTDFYDIEEMAAGLSPDLLIGHSKGYQLSRKLDVPIIRVGFPIHDRLGGQRILHLGYRGAQYLLDLIANALLTKKQDDSPVGYSYM
- the nifE gene encoding nitrogenase iron-molybdenum cofactor biosynthesis protein NifE; this translates as MQSALLTERKDQVIRNDKTTAVDITCDKDSAAGAISQRACVFCGSRVVLYPIADAVHLVHGPIGCAVYTWDIRGALSSGPELHRLSFSTDIQEIDVIFGGEKKLYNALIELIERHKPKAAFVYSTCIVGIIGDDLESVCKKVTKETGITAIPVQSEGFKGNKRAGYIAACNAMARLVGTGDTSNIPPKSINILGDFNLAGEIWMIRKLYEKIGITVVANITGDGRVDDIRRCHGASLNVVQCSGATMHLANMMKKEYGIPSIRVSYFGIEDMADSIYAVADYFKDEEMKKKAQEVIRQELAEVYPKLQEYKKALHGKKAAIYVGGAFKAFSLVKAFRLLGMDVVMVGSQTGTESEYRELQEITDEGTIIADDSNPLELSSFLKEKDVDIFVGGVNERPIAYKLGVAFCDHNHERKEALAGFTGMLNFAQEVYSSVLSPVWKFMPRKATTQLEQSND